GAATGCTAGGTTTTCGACCTTCGGCTTCTAAAGACTTGCGTTGCTCATCCGTTAAATGACGACATTTCCCTGAATATTGTGGCATGCCTCCATTTAAGGATTGCTCTTCTCGCTCTTTTTCTAGTTCTTCCTCAGTACAATAACATTTATATGCTAAATCTTTCTCTAATAGTTCATTATAATACTGCTGATAAATATCATTTCTTTCCGATTGACGATAAGGTCCATAATTCCCACCTACATCAACACTTTCATCCCAATCAATTCCTAGCCAAGATAAATATTTTAATTGACTTTCTTCTCCACCTACAATGTTACGCTTTTTATCCGTATCTTCAATTCGGATAATAAATTTGCCATCATTATTTCGTGCAAATAAATAATTAAATAATGCCGTACGCGCATTCCCTATATGTAAATGTCCTGTTGGACTTGGCGCATAACGAACCCTTATATCTTTCACCATAATTGTTACCCCCATAATTGTACATAGCAAAGTTTTATCGTTATTTTATCACCAAACATGATTGTATACAAAGCATGTCTATGTTGCTACCTTTTTTTTAGTAAAATAACTACTTGAGCAGCTATTCCTTCTTCTCTTCCTGTAAACCCAAGCTTTTCAGTAGTTGTAGCTTTTACATTTACTTGGTCAATAGAAGCCTCAAGAAGTTCAGCAATTCTCCCCCTCATTTGGTCAATATATGGGGACATTTTTGGTTGTTGAGCAATAATCGTACAATCAACATTGCCCAATTCATAACCTTCATTCTTTACTAGCTTCCAAACGTGTTGAAGTAGTAGTGATGAATCAGCATTTTTATATTGTGGGTCTGTATCCGGAAAATGTTTGCCAATATCCCCTGCTGCAATGGCCCCTAAACTGGCAT
This window of the Bacillus sp. SM2101 genome carries:
- the ispF gene encoding 2-C-methyl-D-erythritol 2,4-cyclodiphosphate synthase, which translates into the protein MIRIGQGFDVHQFADDRPLILGGIEIPHVKGLLGHSDADVLLHTIADASLGAIAAGDIGKHFPDTDPQYKNADSSLLLQHVWKLVKNEGYELGNVDCTIIAQQPKMSPYIDQMRGRIAELLEASIDQVNVKATTTEKLGFTGREEGIAAQVVILLKKR